The segment TATCACCAGCAGGTGGGTGGGTGACGTCAGCACCTAAAAAGATGACTGGCTCGTTGAACACCTTGGGCCTGATGCTGGGCACAAGGATGCTGTTAATGCCACCAAGCTTGACGTTTATCTTGAGGCACAGGTTGGACAACGTCTGTGGCGATGTcttgtttacatttttcgcCTGCACGCACTGCGTTGCCATGCCAAGCACCGTGTCGCCAACGCGCTTCACCTCAGCATACACGGGCGTCTTGCCTGGtagcaccaccaccaccagctGCAGCCCAGGGAAAGTCGTCTTTAGGTAGCGGAACATGGGCTCCACCTGGTCTGGACCAGTGGCGTATTTGCAGAAGCAGGGCTGCCCAATAATCGGCATGCCGGCGTCGTTGCTTATCTTTTGCAGCTGCTGCGTGAAGTTGCGCAGTGCGTCCTCACGCACCGTGCGCTGCGGCGCGAAGCAAGCGATCGCCCACACACGGATCTCCACACCAGAAAAGAACTGCTTGCCGCGCATGTCCCATACACCCTGGTTCGGAAGCGCTTGCTGCTTCACGCAAGtctgtataaaaaaatattaaatttagtatattttagatttcttaaaaaagctatgagatacattttaaaatacctaaaaatttctaatatgGGATAACTTAGAGGAGAAGGATAAATTAGGAAACCTCCATAATGTATTTAATCACCATTTATCACAAAGTGTGAAGCTTATTAATTAAGttatctaaattaaaaggTCAGATCGCTTCAACATCTGACATTGAGGGAATTAAAATCTCTCACTTTCAAATGAATTAGCAGTAGAGCTGATAATTCATAAGGTTTAAATAAACTGTTAACAAAACCGCAAgagttgttaaaataaaaacaactgcACATGTCGGATtcgagtaaaatattaaataccccaacgttaaaaaaaaagaataagcTAAAGTACAATACCGGTTCCGGTTTCTGGtaattgtttgatttgtttaCCAAGCCACTGATTGAGCTAGCTCGGCCGCCGTACTGCAGCTTTGGTGGAGGCAACACACGGCCGCGCACTTCCATCATGTTGTTTGATATGGCCAGGCCAAATTCCTGCACGTAAGAGTCGTTGTTGAAGTCAGCCCGACGCACAAGGTTGTTGATCTCTCGCTCCCTGTCTGGCGCGGACCTGGCCGTCGCCTTAATCATTGTTGAGGTTTGCATGTCGGTCAGCTTCTTGATGCAACGCTGGCCGGCCACGATGTTGCACACCtgtgaacaaaatttatcaacatAGGAAATCGAGTGACTGAGCTTTTCATGGCCTATATTATTAAGAGTGTTGAAGTGGCTCATATATTAATGAATGATGGCGAATTAAAATAAGAGCAATTATGTCAAGGTTTTTTTCTTAGTAAAAATATGACAATTTATAGGAGACAAAATCTGTTTTATGGCAAAGAAAAGGCGGAAAGATTTCTAGATCACGTTTTAAATTCGCACAAAAAATCTACTGGAAtgagcaaaaaggaaaaaggagtTGAACAATCTTACCTCAAGGGGCAAGTATGTGTGCTTGTGTTCCTGTCCGACTTGAAGGCAAGGAAGGTGTGGGTAGCGCAGCTTCATCTTGTACTTATCCAGGAAGTACTTGGCCACAGTGCACTCCACCGTCTGTCCGTTTTCCAGCTGAAGTGGGAAGCTGCAAgacataataaattaactccCCAAGTGCCGATGACTCGCACCAGATACTTACGACTGCATTTGTGCTGGCCGCCTTGTGACATTGCACACGCGGTACTTGCGCCTCATAGCTCCGCAGTGCGTGATCTCAATTTTCAGACCTTTGATTTCCTTGGTGAATTTGACCCTTTGAGAATCAGTCAATGGCTTCCTCTGCTCATTCACATCTCTGATGTCGAGCACCTCGCACATAAACTCAATGACGGGCTGGGCCTTGTAGAAAGCGGTCGCAGACACTGTTAGGGGAGAATTTAGACGTAAATTATTCTTGTCCGAGAATTAGGTTACAGGGGTGGAAATAtgacataataatatatataaattaaattgtaagggaattttttttatcaaattgtgATTTGATTTGGTATGTATGTATACTCCTTGACAAGAAAAATCGCTTGATATGGAGTTCTGGAATAACctgattttatattatttactatGCATGGGACGATTTACAGactgaacaaaataaattatggagACAAGAATTACCAAAATTgtaggaaatatattttagcataGAAAATTAcgcattaattataaattaaaaaaattaaacccaaaaattaaaattgcttgaatatattgaatttatgaattgctaataattttcaaaattgaattataacaAATTTACTATGATTGACTTAATCGCCTTAAGATATCTCAACGTTAAAATCTCTGAGAATTGGGAATAAAATGACCCATGAATCAGAAAGAATCAAATTACCAGAAATCATCacaattgaacaaaatttggaaatttctacgtttatgtaaataaaaaatggtccaGTTcgtaatttgaaatatttagaacAAGTGGTTCATCAAAGCAAAACCAAAGGGAACACATTCAAGGTACTGCAAATTAAAGCGGATCAAACCCAGGATAGTTAAGCTCACCGTCAATGTTCAGCATCATCTTCCATTGGGAAGGACGAACAGACTGATGGAAACCAAACCAAACCTCGCGGCCGCCGCCCAGTGGGTGATAATAGCCGTCAGGCGACGAGAAGAAACTTCTTCCAACTGGCGTGTAGGTCATTGAGGGCAAGTGACGCATGACGACGTCCAGGGCCAGGATGGCATCAAACGGTATCTGCCTGGTGCGCCCTTCGAGGGCCTCCTCCAGTGCTGAAAGCGACACCTGCGCCACCCACTTAATGGTGACTCTGAAGACGCGGTCCTTTCCCTCTCCTGGCAAGGTCACTTCCAGGTCGACGCGGTCGTTGCCGATCGGCAGCGGGTCCCTGGTGTAAAGGTTGTTGCGCCCGTCGAACACAGGCTTGATGGAGCCGAACAGTTTTGAGTATGCCTGCACCATCGTCTCGATGATTTCCCGGTTCACTTTTCGCGGGCACTTGTCAGGCTGTATGTTGACATCGTAGTGGTGCACGAAGCCTCTTGGCATCGTTATTTGGAAGTGGTTGGCTTTCAGCAAGATTGGTCGGCCCTCACGGCCCAAGTTTGGTCTTCTTGGGCACATGAAAACtgtggcaaaaattaattgatgggagattaaaatatttttaacaaacttaCTAGGTACATCAGCTGGTGCCGCAGGATTAGGCGCTGCTGGAGGCAGGGCAGCGTTTAAGCCTGCCGGGGGGCCGACGGCAGGCGGGCCCACTGGCCCAGGCCCTGTAGGCCCGGCCGGGGGTGctggaaagataaaaaattgtaaaaatttatcgaACATGcttattttatctcaaaagtTTGCACTATTTTTCCGTGCAGTGCAGAGCACGCCTTATCTGATTATTTTGATGTACGTAAACATGGCCACGCCATTCCCAACCAACTCGCTCTTTTTATTGAGCCATCAAGCCAACACCCTCACTTCCTGTCTGTACTTGTATGATCTTCTAGTGCAAATTTAGAAATCTGGAGAATTTGTCTGATATTTTGTTGCGAACGAGACGTATGTATGTACGTGTCACGAAATTCGTGGGATGTGTGATATATATGTGTCTCTGCTCCCACCGTAAAAATGggtcaaaatatttagagcGCACGTGCATGCCAGGAAACGGAATTGGCTGGATGCGAGCAAATCGTTCCATAAAATGtggattaaattcaatattaatccAACGttacgtttaaattttacttgaaaaccCAAAATTTATCGGGGAGTCATGTAAGAACCCGGAACGGAAAACTTAACTCTTTTCCGGATGAGTcatggaaattcaattttttttctccagcCAGGGTGAGCAATGACCTCAACCGAGGCCCCCGACGGAACTAACAAGTTTCCGAATAAAATTGGCAGCAAACAGAGGACAATTAAGGGTGAAAAATTGCTTACGCGGGCCCACGTTGAACATATTCTGGAATTCTGACGAAATTTTTTAGCCTTTTGAAGCAAATCCGGGTGAAATCCAATGTAGTAGCCCCCCGTGACACCAGTTCAAACTGAACAAGTCTTTGTTAGCAACATGGCGGTTGTGCGTCGTGACGTCAGATACAGCCTCTGAATCTTATTGGTTGAAAATGCTGAGGGTATTGAATGCGCGCACTTTGGAAACGCCAACATAATAAATTACCATTCAAAAAGGCAATTGTGATGAATTCCTGTCTAAAATTGCTGCATCAACAGGATTAAGACcgagagattttaaaatgttaaaaataaatatttcggtAGCTTGCGTTCATATGCGGGGTAAAAATCACGCGAACTGAAATCTTGTCACGTTGGTATTATTTGTTCAAACTACAAATCGACAAGATGTCCATTTTCGCTTCTGGCTCGTTAAAACGTTCTGCGGGCGTTATAGACGCAATTAGAAAGCAAGTTAAGCTTGTGACCCTGAAACCGGCCAAACGGATTGTGATCAAATTCGATCCTTTTCACGATAAGGCTCCGGAGACCAGGTAAATTGTGGTTATCAGCTGTCCGGGCAACGGTGTGCCCAGCGGCAAAACCGCGGCACAGCCTAACTTCCAGGGGCACACTCACCATAGCCACAAGCAGACCTTGCCAGGCCTGTCCCAGACTGCAGAATGGTGGGATTCGTTTGGACAGGCTCTGTTGGGCTGCCCAGGGGCGCAGTAATCCTCTCTGTGCTCGTCATTCCTgtgaacaataaatattttgtttcagaaaGTTCCTGCTCCACATAACGAATCCGAAAATTCAAGACACAAACTTGAACTGCTTGGTAAAAGCAGAGGTTTTGTGTGACTTGTCGGATCCTTCAGTTGAAGTGCATTTAAGTatgtataaaaatcaaattgaagtgattgatttaattgataatCTTCTGTATTATCGCAGACGAGGGCGGGAAAGTGACTGTAAAGAGCAGTAATCTCTCGTGTCTTGAGATTCTCAAACTTTACAACAAGTACGTTACGCCTCTTGCGCCAGTAGAAGAAGCAACAAACGTGGTCAAAACGAAAGCGGCTAAAACGTCTCATCAACTCGCGTCCAAGAAGAAGAGATAGACACGTTACTCATTTCTTTCAACTGACTAGTTCTTAGAAACACGGCAGCAGTAAGAATCGAAACTTATCCATAGTGGCTGataattaacataattaatatctaaatttttagaCCATGAGGCAGGAGAAGCAGTACAGCATGAAAATGATCGACACTCTCTACAATGAGTATGTGCCTTCGTTCACCGATATATTCGACGAGGACACTTGGTACATCTTTGTCGGCATATTTACGGTCTCCACAATTATTGTCGCCTTCATCCTCTCCAAATTCGTCACTTTGAAACCTGTTGACTAATTTTTCTCCGTTTCTGTGTGTTATTTCTAGTCCCATCCCTGCTGCCaatgttataataataattgataataaaatgcgaaaagaaaattatttgctagACTCTCGTTTTGAATGGCTGATCTCTTGTTCCtaaagaatttatttcaatcaattattaaacacaaaaagaagaaatgcaggccaaatattgaaattttaataatttaccacTTTTTAGCTCCAAGAACttcatttttcctcaaaatctaAAGTAACTCACAAAGcgcaattcaaaatttagtcAATAACTCCGCTTTCTAATATTGAGAGAGTGCTGCGCTTACTGAAGGGAAATTAATACGAgtccataaaaaaataaacgtttttGAAGGGACCTTAATTTCATGTTGGATTAATATTAAGAACCTTAATTAGTCAATAAATTTAGAGACAAGCAGGAAATTCTCGTCgtctaacaataattaaaataatatatgccAATTAacgaggaatgatactggaaaagcctggaaaatgcttgttgccaatgcataaactcatcgcttaggattcagttaaagcctaaattgacctaaggagcgctgtaatttttttagaaaattggctggaaagttaccgtgcttctcaaatggtaatggccgTCTCCTTGAAacccgatttaatttcaaaaccaagaattTCCCCCGTGAGttgcatacaccgttggacagatctcgacgagaggaatcgaaatatgccaagaaaatatgttcaagcactgtaaattgtggagaaaattggcaaaatttgaatttttactgtaggaaggtccttttttattattgcaaattgtttatcgatcaattgtttatggcatccaacaattcaaataattttcagctgttGCCCCGTATCATTCCCCTTTAATTAAGAAGAAAGTTGTTCATAATATCGTAGGTTAATTCTtcaatacatatataatacacatatatattatatacctGCTTGCGTGAGATGAGATTAGTATAAGGTTGACTATCATGAatagatgaaaaaatatacataaatatttgaacagcGGAAAGAGACGACAGGAAATTCTATCTACATAATTTCCTTACGACGCTTCGGGGCCTCGCTTCCATATTACTGcactattttaattcaatcacgTCACGTACGCAAACTGTCCTAAATTCGTTCTTGCAAagtcataataattttatgttgtaTCTCTACTATTAGAAAACTAatgagtttaaataaaaataaattcgccgctggatgattttttttaaattacataacTATCGAGAAATATCTCACATAACAGCAGCCATTCGTAAAAAATTGCGTCCATTAAGTAAACACGGCCATTGTTTCCCGAGATTTGCCTGTTTAGGTCTAGCGgccatcaatatttttaacttgaccTAGGCCACACGGCACGGCAACACGTTCACGGGATCAGCTCAAGGTCGAGCGCGGCGGGGGTGAAAGGGACACGGGGGCGGTGCGGTGTGCCGACGTGCCGAATTGTTGGCCCGAAACGGCGCGCAGCGCCCAGCACGCACCAACTTGCACTTTCTATTCCCAACTGCGCACTTAACGAACTCACCTCACCGCTCTTCGCGATTCGGCGGACGTGCCTCTGGTGCCAAAATGCCCGCTTTCTTTATCTCTCACTCGCTCGTCCGGCCGCTGCTCTGCTCCGTCCGGAGGCGAATTCAGCGCGCGACCGCGCACTTGTCTTGTCCAGGCCTGCCTCTCGGGTACGTCGAGCTGGGCATAAAAGCGAGCGCTTCGTCGGCCGGCTGACGACTGTATTTTGACGaccctgctgccgccgccgctcacAGACAACACGCAGACACGAATCAATAAAATCTGCTTTCCCTGCCTCTCAGCGCCCGCTCACATACGTACGATCTGGCGAGGCGAGAGTGCTTGCTCCCGACTCGCAGCACTGTTTTTTGTGTGCGCCGCACAGACAGAGCCGAAACAGGAGATATTATCACCGGAGACACGTACGGGTCCGTAGGTGCGCGGATGAAAATACCGGAGATTTTCACTACCGGTAATTCAGCAGAATTTAGGCATCGATTATTTCTTCGTTCCACTTTAGGACTGGCAGATATGGACTGGATAGTTTAGAGACCAGAAACGATTCTCGATCTCGATTGCTGCTTTCGTGATGTCACACAAACAGCAATAGGGCAAAAATAATGCTCGTAAGTAGGCGTGGAGCAATCATGTTATCTAACTGCAAACAGTATGGCGTATCCACCAGTCTTACTTAGGCGAGAAATTGATCAAtgatagtaaatttttaaaataccgGTATGCAAACTTCTCCTCGGTTCCCCGCGAACACTGCTACTGGTTGATGATTCACtacttaaattgaaattcgcgGGCCATGTCCGAAATCCATTTTATGTTCGTGGCTCAAGCACTTTTTAAGCAAGGTTATCGCACTCCCTTCTCTCACACAGCTCGCATGAAACTCTTCTTGCTTTTTATGCATCGGGCTAATGACCCCCAAATTTCTCGGCAGAAAACGCTAATTAGCAGCATCACTGCCGTATGGAAATGAGCCGCATGGCAACTTAAAAATCACGACCACCGGCGGTTTATCGTTCATAAAATCTGCTCTTGGGCAACTAATTAATTCTTCAGCATTTAACTGCTAAATAACTGTTAGAAAGGAAGTAATGCATaatattgttcaaaattttatttgctgcaaTGGTCAGGTCACaccatttttgctttttttctctttggttTTATCGGTAGGGTACCAGGATTCTTAAAAAGAgtgctgcaaaataaaaagaaaattaaattgcttagTAGctcataaatatataaaacttaCTGGCATGTTGTGCAAATTGGGCTGAACTTGCAGACAACTGAAATTGaaggttaaatttaatcaagatttttttaatatctaagaTAACCAACTTGATAAACACACTGAGCAGACAAATCCAATATCAACAAGTTCCCTGTGGCAGAAGCATGCCGCCCTGTAGTCGACTTTCACCCTTGGAGGAAGGGCCAGTTTGTTCCTCAACAGCGGCTCAGGCAAGAAGACCCactgaaaagataaaaaattaaaatccgacaacctgattgaaaaaaaatgagaatacCAATAAGTACTGAAGAAGACCTTGCGGCTGGGGTGGTCTGAAGTACTGTCCCCCAGTGATATCACATCCTTGTTGGAGAAGACTTGACTCAGGGCCCAAACAGCAAACGTCAATCAAAACATTCTGTAACATATTCCTATTAGATTTTATAtcgtgaaataattattgttcaatgcttagtaaattttttcaattgatgtATTAGGCTAAAGTGATctgttcaatttattatttaataaataaagaggaGAATCATCGGTTGATAGAAGTTCAACATTTTAGTCATTTTCCCAACTGTCATCAGTAATAATATAACCGCTTGTTTCTTTTCCActtaaaatgataattcaaAAGACACGTCCACTGGATTTTCTGAGAACAACGACCACTGGAAGATAATGTAGCTCACAACTCACAGGAATTTCGACATGGAAGTGCGGAAATtagaaagattaaaataaatttaaaaaatttattaattgtatAATGCTAAGTTGCAGGAGGGAGTctgaaagtgccttaaaatcaaaagtaaccAGTGGTGCCGCTGCTTTAAACTTTAAGGGGCTTAGGAAACTAGTGAGTTGTTAAGTGgtgatattaaatataaaatttaattattatagcACATTAAaagattataatattataccAGTAAAACAATCAATACATAGTTTTTGTGtatgataaaattgttttacaaggCACTATAACATTCCTAATAAATAGCAGAGCTATCAAATTGATTCATTACATTGAAATTTAGCTATTCAAGCACAAGCAGTGCATCgcataaaattagatttaccAAAGGGAATTTTggcttctttaaaaaaaagcgccaatacatttttaaggttgttaaatcaatttcaaataagtGCAACATCCAATGTCCATTATTtgttaacaaaagaaaaatacgattgaatcaaaataaaaaaattagcccAATTTAACCTGTTTCTGAGCAGTGAAGAAGACATTCATAAAGTTCATGTACTGGGACACACTCTGGCCATTGGCAGTGACTACAAGCACCCTGGCGTTCAGCTGGCGCTCTTCCTGCTGCATGCGGTGCACGTAACAAAGGGCCCGTCCCAGTGCCCCGGACAGCATGCTCTCTCCTTTGCTGTTCGAGCCAGCGCTTCGTTTCAGCAACTGGGCTATTTTTCTGCGCACGGTCCTCTCCAGCTCGTTGAACAGTTCGTGTTGGCCGTCCTGCTGTCTCAGGTCGGACATATCGGCCTTCCTCTCAGGGTAAATCCACTCGGTGGTCTCAGTGTCGCAGGCGACCAGGGCAAGCAGGTTTTTCAACCTCATCATCATGTGTGCGTTGCTGAAGGCGATCACGGCCTCTAGCACCTGGCCCGCCAGGACCGGATCGTTGCGAAGGGTAGTCGCCCTGCTGAGGCCCACGTCCAGCACCACCACCAGCAGGCTCGACTCTGTTAGGTCTAGAAATTTGTGAGATTGGAAATGCGTGATGAGTTTGGAATGGTTCAAAAAGAGCACACCTTCGCCCGTGTCCATCGCTGTTCAGAAGTTTCTCTGTTGATTTTTAGGTGCTGAACATCTTAATCAATGcagttgaaaaattccaaatagaAACCCAACTCTCAATGGGAGATGAAAGCCTACATAAAAGAAATCCAAGCACAACATAAACTCTAACCGTGATCGTAATCGTAACACACTCTCTACTATAGTCAGTTTGTATGTAGTcgtgttttgatttttcatgaaaaaccGGCGCACTAGAGGGGGagggaaatttatatttcaattgtgATTGGTTCCGGCGTTGCCATGGAAATCCTGCAGCCAATCACAttcgagaaataattttcctggaCAGTGGGCGCGAAAAGGACTagtcgaatattttttttatctatcaTCATGATCTCAACGTGCTCGTTGTTTAATGTTTTACTTCGCATTTTGCATGATATGAGAAgctattattgcatttttcataaaaaaattattattcgaaGTCTCGGCTGCGCATTTTTGAGGTGGCGCGGCTGGCTCGAACGGGTTAATTAACCCCGCGGCGGCAGCTGACAAGGAAAAAACACTACTTATAGGATTCAACGTTGTTCTTGGGGAAACCATTGAATTTGTGTAGCTTTTTATGATGTGAAACACGTACAGTGGTAGAAAATTATATGATTTAACGATTTTAGTGGTATAGTTGgagatttagaaaaaatggtccaagactttattaaaactaatttaaaaagttacagtttttgtttgattgtTCTAAGCAATTTGTGGGTCATTTTTGGTGTTacggtaaaaataaaaaaatccccagTTCCgtgcttttcatatttttaatgattaatcgtaaagcaaaaaataaacacaacaTTCTGAAAGCTTAATTAtatgctgaaattaatttaatggctTAAAagtgcatgattcgtgctcatttgctTGTCCCGCAACGATCAAGCTGTTAGAAATAATAGTCGATCGTTTAAAATTCACGCAGCCCTAAATTTGAAGAACCTCAATATTCTCAATATTCACtttgcatcaaattttaagaaataccAAAATTCCCTTGTGCTcgttagtttttgcaattattcacAGCATTTTGGGAATGATATGAAAATATTGCCCACACcgtacattttaattttaaaacagggAAAAAAGTGTCTCCTAACAAAagaatatgtttaaaatcgtgGAAGGCAGGtgacaaattattaaaatccgGTCTTATTTAAACTTACAAGTAggttgctatttttatttggctgaTATGTACatcataaatcataattaatacaattgttaaattatacAGTTATCGTCTGCAAATTACACAATATATAGGAAACAAAAATGCACTCTCTGCTGTAtgtacaaaaatattgtttgaacTTTTCTATCACCGCTTCGATTGCACAAATGTTGGAAAATTGGGACTGGTAATTAACTGTTTAGTAAAGCGTTTCATCGGTGCTCCTGCTGGAATCCATGCTGTGTAGCGAGGACTTGGTGGACATGACGCTGCTGGAGAAGGCCGACCAAGGCAGCATGTCGGCGCTGGTGGTGACCTTGGCGGGGCCCTTGATGCCCTGGATGGTGTCCGAGTTAATGACGCCGCGCCTCTTACGCCTgaagcagccgcagcagcagcggtcCTTGCACTCCTTCAGCACCTTGGAGGTGCAGGTGAAGGCGAGGAAGATGAACAGGCCCTGCAGGCTGTTGAGCACGACGAAGACGAGCCAAAGGGCGGGCGTGTCGAGGAAGCCGGCCAACAGGCCCACTGACCAGGTAAGGCCCATCAGCACGGCCAGCCGAAGGTAGAGCCGGAAGTCGGTGCGCGTCACGCTCGACGTGTGGATCATCAGGGCGCTCGAGGTGAAGAAAACGGCGTTCAGCAGCATCACTGCTGACACCGGCGCGGCGAAGAAGAGCAGCAGCGAACGCCGGCTCGTGAACCAGCAGATGCCAGGTCGCGCCGCGAACGCCGGACGCAGCATTTCAGACACGGCCCCGGCGGGTGCATTCTCCACCAGCACCGCTGCCAGCACCACCAGGGCAGGGGTCAGCCAGCACAGCAGGGAGGTGAAGAAAAATCGCTTCCACCTGGGAACAGTTGACACGTTTTATATGCCAGGAATTTTTCCTtactaaaaaagaaaaaaaatgttcttcgctaaacagtaaatatttgtattttcttcTCTAAAATCTACGATAAATAACCAAAAGTTGCAGGTCAAAAGCTCAGAGGGAATATAATCTTACCTATGTCaaatacaatattaatttttattccacttTAGAGTGAAAATAGCTCGTTTGGGTTATTTAAAtgatagtttaattttatggggAAGTTGTACTAGAttgaagatttaaaaagtaatataaCTTTTCTATTAAGCTACATATTAATGTACAACAACATGAAAATTCTTGAGCTgggatttaaaattgtgccTGAAATTTTTGACAGCAATAGCATTCTTTTTACAATAAACAATAACGTTTCATGTTTTATTCTTTAAGTGTGggggaatttttttcaatatataaGTCAGTTTCTTTGTCtctaactatttttaaaacattagaTTTTTTGTACTGAGTAAAGCAACATTCAATTTGTTTGATGCAATAAAGTgattgtaattaataattgcatCCTTGACAGcacttttttttatctaaaattgaattggtttttactattttttatagagACAACTGCAgatttactaaatttaatttcttttaaccATTATtcaagcaacaaatttttacctg is part of the Cloeon dipterum chromosome 1, ieCloDipt1.1, whole genome shotgun sequence genome and harbors:
- the AGO1 gene encoding protein argonaute-2 isoform X1; this translates as MTSTERITAPLGSPTEPVQTNPTILQSGTGLARSACGYAPPAGPTGPGPVGPPAVGPPAGLNAALPPAAPNPAAPADVPIFMCPRRPNLGREGRPILLKANHFQITMPRGFVHHYDVNIQPDKCPRKVNREIIETMVQAYSKLFGSIKPVFDGRNNLYTRDPLPIGNDRVDLEVTLPGEGKDRVFRVTIKWVAQVSLSALEEALEGRTRQIPFDAILALDVVMRHLPSMTYTPVGRSFFSSPDGYYHPLGGGREVWFGFHQSVRPSQWKMMLNIDVSATAFYKAQPVIEFMCEVLDIRDVNEQRKPLTDSQRVKFTKEIKGLKIEITHCGAMRRKYRVCNVTRRPAQMQSFPLQLENGQTVECTVAKYFLDKYKMKLRYPHLPCLQVGQEHKHTYLPLEVCNIVAGQRCIKKLTDMQTSTMIKATARSAPDREREINNLVRRADFNNDSYVQEFGLAISNNMMEVRGRVLPPPKLQYGGRASSISGLVNKSNNYQKPEPTCVKQQALPNQGVWDMRGKQFFSGVEIRVWAIACFAPQRTVREDALRNFTQQLQKISNDAGMPIIGQPCFCKYATGPDQVEPMFRYLKTTFPGLQLVVVVLPGKTPVYAEVKRVGDTVLGMATQCVQAKNVNKTSPQTLSNLCLKINVKLGGINSILVPSIRPKVFNEPVIFLGADVTHPPAGDNKKPSIAAVVGSMDAHPSRYSATVRVQQHRQEIIQELSSMVRELLIMFYKSTGGYKPNRIILYRDGVSEGQFLHVLTHELTAIREACMKLEGDYKPGITFIVVQKRHHTRLFCADKKEQSGKSGNIPAGTTVDVGITHPTEFDFYLCSHQGIQGTSRPSHYHVLWDDNHFDADELQCLTYQLCHTYVRCTRSVSIPAPAYYAHLVAFRARYHLVEKEHDSGEGSHQSGCSEDRTPGAMARAITVHADTKKVMYFA
- the AGO1 gene encoding protein argonaute-2 isoform X2, with the protein product MTSTERITAPLGSPTEPVQTNPTILQSGTGLARSACGYAPPAGPTGPGPVGPPAVGPPAGLNAALPPAAPNPAAPADVPIFMCPRRPNLGREGRPILLKANHFQITMPRGFVHHYDVNIQPDKCPRKVNREIIETMVQAYSKLFGSIKPVFDGRNNLYTRDPLPIGNDRVDLEVTLPGEGKDRVFRVTIKWVAQVSLSALEEALEGRTRQIPFDAILALDVVMRHLPSMTYTPVGRSFFSSPDGYYHPLGGGREVWFGFHQSVRPSQWKMMLNIDVSATAFYKAQPVIEFMCEVLDIRDVNEQRKPLTDSQRVKFTKEIKGLKIEITHCGAMRRKYRVCNVTRRPAQMQSFPLQLENGQTVECTVAKYFLDKYKMKLRYPHLPCLQVGQEHKHTYLPLEVCNIVAGQRCIKKLTDMQTSTMIKATARSAPDREREINNLVRRADFNNDSYVQEFGLAISNNMMEVRGRVLPPPKLQYGGRASSISGLTCVKQQALPNQGVWDMRGKQFFSGVEIRVWAIACFAPQRTVREDALRNFTQQLQKISNDAGMPIIGQPCFCKYATGPDQVEPMFRYLKTTFPGLQLVVVVLPGKTPVYAEVKRVGDTVLGMATQCVQAKNVNKTSPQTLSNLCLKINVKLGGINSILVPSIRPKVFNEPVIFLGADVTHPPAGDNKKPSIAAVVGSMDAHPSRYSATVRVQQHRQEIIQELSSMVRELLIMFYKSTGGYKPNRIILYRDGVSEGQFLHVLTHELTAIREACMKLEGDYKPGITFIVVQKRHHTRLFCADKKEQSGKSGNIPAGTTVDVGITHPTEFDFYLCSHQGIQGTSRPSHYHVLWDDNHFDADELQCLTYQLCHTYVRCTRSVSIPAPAYYAHLVAFRARYHLVEKEHDSGEGSHQSGCSEDRTPGAMARAITVHADTKKVMYFA
- the AGO1 gene encoding protein argonaute-2 isoform X3; its protein translation is MFNVGPPPPAGPTGPGPVGPPAVGPPAGLNAALPPAAPNPAAPADVPIFMCPRRPNLGREGRPILLKANHFQITMPRGFVHHYDVNIQPDKCPRKVNREIIETMVQAYSKLFGSIKPVFDGRNNLYTRDPLPIGNDRVDLEVTLPGEGKDRVFRVTIKWVAQVSLSALEEALEGRTRQIPFDAILALDVVMRHLPSMTYTPVGRSFFSSPDGYYHPLGGGREVWFGFHQSVRPSQWKMMLNIDVSATAFYKAQPVIEFMCEVLDIRDVNEQRKPLTDSQRVKFTKEIKGLKIEITHCGAMRRKYRVCNVTRRPAQMQSFPLQLENGQTVECTVAKYFLDKYKMKLRYPHLPCLQVGQEHKHTYLPLEVCNIVAGQRCIKKLTDMQTSTMIKATARSAPDREREINNLVRRADFNNDSYVQEFGLAISNNMMEVRGRVLPPPKLQYGGRASSISGLVNKSNNYQKPEPTCVKQQALPNQGVWDMRGKQFFSGVEIRVWAIACFAPQRTVREDALRNFTQQLQKISNDAGMPIIGQPCFCKYATGPDQVEPMFRYLKTTFPGLQLVVVVLPGKTPVYAEVKRVGDTVLGMATQCVQAKNVNKTSPQTLSNLCLKINVKLGGINSILVPSIRPKVFNEPVIFLGADVTHPPAGDNKKPSIAAVVGSMDAHPSRYSATVRVQQHRQEIIQELSSMVRELLIMFYKSTGGYKPNRIILYRDGVSEGQFLHVLTHELTAIREACMKLEGDYKPGITFIVVQKRHHTRLFCADKKEQSGKSGNIPAGTTVDVGITHPTEFDFYLCSHQGIQGTSRPSHYHVLWDDNHFDADELQCLTYQLCHTYVRCTRSVSIPAPAYYAHLVAFRARYHLVEKEHDSGEGSHQSGCSEDRTPGAMARAITVHADTKKVMYFA